Proteins co-encoded in one Chionomys nivalis chromosome 6, mChiNiv1.1, whole genome shotgun sequence genomic window:
- the Lgalsl gene encoding galectin-related protein, whose amino-acid sequence MAGSVADSDAVVKLDDGHLNNSLGSPVQADVYFPRLIVPFCGHIKGGMRPGKKVLVMGIVDLNPESFAISLTCGDSEDPPADVAIELKAVFTDRQLLRNSCISGERGEEQSAIPYFPFIPDQPFRVEILCEHPRFRVFVDGHQLFDFYHRIQTLSAIDTIKINGDLQITKLG is encoded by the exons ATGGCGGGGTCGGTGGCCGACAGCGACGCCGTGGTG AAACTTGATGATGGGCACTTAAACAACTCCCTGGGTTCTCCAGTTCAAGCCGACGTGTACTTCCCACGACTG ATAGTTCCATTCTGTGGGCACATTAAAGGTGGCATGCGACCAGGCAAGAAGGTATTAGTGATGGGCATCGTAGACCTCAACCCAGAAAG CTTTGCTATCAGCTTGACCTGTGGTGACTCGGAAGATCCCCCTGCCGATGTGGCAATTGAACTCAAGGCTGTCTTCACAGACCGGCAGCTCCTCAGAAACTCTTGTATCTCAGGAGAAAGGGGTGAAGAACAGTCAGCGATCCCTTACTTCCCGTTTATCCCAGACCAGCCATTCAGG gTGGAGATTCTTTGTGAGCACCCACGTTTCAGAGTATTTGTGGATGGACACCAACTTTTTGATTTTTACCATCGTATTCAAACATTATCTGCAATTGATACCATAAAGATCAATGGGGACCTCCAGATCACCAAGCTTGGCTGA